In Lentibacillus amyloliquefaciens, one DNA window encodes the following:
- a CDS encoding YkyB family protein, translating to MPENESIPLDELGKALFTINRHAKTAPDPKHLYFLKKETINRLLKEKRAEKVGLHYSDNPKFSNQHSTLLVKVDTYFFHIPPTKDDFRELKHLGKLDQNYRNPSTKMSLSQAKKLVYRYINWHPPKRVQNKPNRKKYRSSYFTPSSLGKMEWPPTKPKRNSR from the coding sequence ATGCCTGAAAACGAATCAATTCCACTTGATGAGCTTGGCAAGGCGCTTTTCACCATTAACCGCCACGCAAAAACAGCTCCCGACCCCAAACATCTCTATTTTCTTAAAAAAGAAACAATCAACCGCTTATTAAAAGAAAAACGCGCCGAGAAAGTTGGCTTGCACTACTCAGACAATCCAAAGTTCAGCAACCAGCATTCGACGCTTTTAGTTAAAGTGGACACGTATTTTTTTCATATCCCTCCGACGAAAGACGACTTCAGAGAACTTAAGCATTTAGGCAAGCTGGATCAAAACTACCGGAACCCTTCAACAAAGATGTCACTTTCACAGGCTAAAAAACTGGTCTACCGCTACATAAACTGGCATCCGCCCAAAAGGGTTCAAAACAAACCTAACAGAAAAAAGTACAGGTCTTCCTACTTTACACCTTCATCTCTTGGAAAAATGGAATGGCCCCCGACCAAACCCAAAAGGAACTCACGTTAG
- a CDS encoding SCO family protein has protein sequence MMVKFIRLFLLLAFLLFLAACGDQYNGDFSYKVQDFTFTNQDGEEISKSDLDGKFWVVDFIFTNCTTVCPPMTSNMASLQDQLDEAGLQDDVELVSFSVDPERDKPETLKAYAEARGGSFENWNLLTGYDFDTIKEFSIQSFKSAVEQLPDSDQIMHGTSFFIVSPEGNAIKNYDGRKAANMEKIVEDIQDMM, from the coding sequence ATGATGGTCAAATTTATACGGTTATTCCTGCTATTAGCATTTTTATTATTTTTAGCGGCTTGCGGTGATCAATATAACGGTGATTTTTCATATAAAGTACAAGACTTTACATTTACGAACCAGGATGGCGAAGAAATAAGCAAAAGTGACCTTGATGGTAAATTTTGGGTCGTAGATTTCATTTTTACCAATTGTACAACGGTCTGCCCTCCAATGACGTCCAACATGGCTAGTTTGCAGGACCAATTGGATGAAGCCGGTCTGCAGGACGATGTTGAGCTTGTTTCATTCAGTGTCGATCCGGAACGTGATAAACCGGAAACATTAAAAGCTTATGCAGAAGCCCGCGGCGGCTCATTTGAAAATTGGAATTTGCTGACAGGCTATGACTTCGACACTATCAAGGAATTCTCGATTCAATCGTTTAAATCAGCGGTCGAACAGCTTCCTGATTCAGACCAGATCATGCATGGCACAAGCTTTTTCATCGTGAGTCCTGAAGGCAACGCCATCAAAAACTACGATGGCCGAAAAGCTGCTAATATGGAAAAAATAGTAGAAGATATTCAGGATATGATGTAA
- a CDS encoding metallophosphoesterase produces MNRRTFLKRSIGSLLAFIGLSGGTYYYAREIEPDMLDIKQEALISGKIPDAFNNFKIIQFSDTHVGFHYSTNQLAKLIQTINNHNPDLILFTGDLVDEPHNYNWGNDDLVKHLQKLQAKHGKHWIYGNHDHGGYGTDTVKKVMDNAGFNLLQNEHIKIEIDGKQIVLAGIDDVMLGSPDLQTTLADADPDLYTMLLSHEPDYADNTVHFPVDVQLSGHSHGGQVRMPVIGHLYTPRYAEKYVEGKHTLENGKLTLYVNRGIGTTRLPYRFLCKPEIHVFTLKAEQ; encoded by the coding sequence ATGAACAGACGCACATTTCTAAAGCGGTCGATCGGAAGTTTGCTTGCTTTTATCGGCCTAAGCGGCGGTACGTATTATTACGCGCGGGAAATAGAGCCGGATATGCTCGATATCAAACAAGAAGCGCTTATCTCAGGCAAAATTCCCGATGCATTCAATAACTTTAAAATCATACAGTTTTCAGATACACATGTAGGCTTTCACTACTCAACCAACCAGTTGGCAAAACTGATTCAAACGATTAACAACCATAATCCTGATTTAATTTTGTTTACCGGTGATTTGGTCGATGAACCTCACAACTACAATTGGGGAAATGATGATCTTGTTAAGCATCTTCAAAAGCTCCAGGCAAAACACGGTAAGCATTGGATTTATGGAAATCATGATCACGGCGGTTATGGAACGGATACAGTGAAAAAAGTTATGGACAACGCCGGTTTTAACCTGCTGCAAAACGAACATATTAAAATTGAAATTGATGGTAAACAAATTGTCCTGGCGGGGATTGATGACGTTATGCTTGGCAGTCCTGATCTGCAAACGACTTTAGCCGACGCCGATCCGGATTTATACACGATGCTTCTCTCGCATGAACCTGACTATGCCGATAACACCGTTCATTTTCCTGTTGATGTTCAGCTTTCGGGTCACAGTCATGGTGGCCAAGTACGCATGCCTGTTATTGGCCATTTGTATACCCCACGTTATGCAGAAAAATATGTCGAGGGCAAGCATACATTAGAAAACGGCAAACTGACACTTTATGTCAATCGCGGCATCGGCACGACACGGCTACCTTACAGGTTTTTATGCAAGCCGGAAATTCATGTCTTCACGCTAAAAGCTGAGCAGTAA
- the fadH gene encoding 2,4-dienoyl-CoA reductase: MENQVIIVTGASSGMGKYMAKKFADEGADVVITGRDQDRLQLTKEEMEKTAAGELHTISMDVRKPDDVERMVKETIDRFGKINHLVNNAAGNFIAPAEDLSINGWNAVIDIVLNGTFYCSHEVGKYWINNGIKGSILNMVATYAWRAGAGVAHSSAAKAGVLNLSRTLAVEWGSKYGIRVNAIAPGPIDRTGGAGKLFESQEAAERTVNSVPLNRLGEPEEIADLAYFLLSDKAAYINGEVITMDGGQWLNSQPF, from the coding sequence ATGGAAAATCAAGTGATTATTGTAACAGGTGCTTCGAGCGGCATGGGCAAATATATGGCAAAAAAGTTTGCTGACGAAGGCGCTGATGTGGTTATAACAGGCCGTGATCAAGACCGGCTGCAGTTAACAAAAGAAGAAATGGAAAAAACAGCGGCAGGTGAGCTACATACGATTTCGATGGATGTCCGCAAACCGGATGATGTTGAAAGAATGGTAAAAGAGACAATTGACCGGTTTGGAAAGATTAATCATCTGGTTAATAATGCTGCCGGGAATTTTATTGCACCAGCTGAAGACTTATCCATTAATGGCTGGAATGCTGTTATTGATATTGTATTGAACGGGACCTTTTATTGCAGTCATGAAGTCGGTAAATATTGGATAAATAATGGCATTAAGGGTTCGATTCTCAATATGGTTGCGACATATGCCTGGAGAGCCGGAGCGGGTGTTGCACATTCTTCTGCTGCTAAAGCGGGCGTGCTTAATCTGTCGCGTACTTTGGCAGTAGAATGGGGAAGTAAATATGGTATTCGTGTTAATGCCATCGCACCCGGACCAATTGACCGGACCGGCGGCGCAGGGAAATTGTTCGAATCGCAAGAAGCGGCTGAAAGAACCGTTAATTCCGTGCCATTGAACCGATTGGGTGAACCGGAAGAGATTGCAGACTTGGCATACTTCTTACTATCGGATAAAGCTGCATATATTAATGGTGAAGTCATCACAATGGATGGAGGCCAATGGCTTAATTCACAGCCGTTTTAA
- the cbpB gene encoding cyclic-di-AMP-binding protein CbpB — protein MSATQDKKLTDIVVEDLMISSEKVAHVQVNNPLEHALLILVKSGYSAVPVLDSSYKLVGTIGKTRILNTVLGLERFEMEKLSDIKVEEAMNPDIPALSKTDSFMEGLKVVINYPFVCVAGEDGYFDGILTRRVILKQLKRDYYTFQTNA, from the coding sequence ATGAGTGCAACACAGGATAAGAAGTTAACAGATATTGTAGTTGAAGATTTGATGATTTCTTCAGAGAAGGTGGCTCACGTCCAGGTTAATAATCCACTGGAGCATGCGCTGCTTATACTTGTGAAATCAGGATATTCAGCAGTGCCCGTATTGGATTCGTCCTATAAGCTTGTTGGAACCATCGGCAAGACGAGAATTTTAAATACGGTGTTGGGACTGGAACGATTTGAAATGGAGAAGCTATCTGATATAAAAGTGGAAGAAGCGATGAATCCGGATATTCCTGCTTTATCTAAGACTGATTCATTTATGGAAGGCTTGAAGGTAGTCATTAATTATCCCTTTGTATGTGTTGCGGGTGAGGATGGCTATTTTGACGGTATTCTGACGAGAAGAGTTATATTAAAGCAATTGAAACGTGATTACTATACTTTCCAGACAAATGCATAA
- a CDS encoding YkuS family protein: MARIGVEGSMTDVKERLAEMGHDVVDLHSEDDTAYCDCCVITGQDKDVMGMSTASIAGPVINANGFSAQEVCDMVQDKLNREQ, encoded by the coding sequence ATGGCGCGAATTGGTGTGGAAGGATCCATGACCGATGTGAAGGAAAGATTGGCTGAAATGGGCCATGATGTCGTTGATTTGCACTCGGAAGATGATACGGCCTATTGTGATTGCTGTGTCATTACCGGGCAGGATAAGGATGTTATGGGAATGTCAACTGCAAGTATTGCCGGTCCTGTCATAAATGCAAATGGCTTCAGCGCACAGGAAGTGTGTGACATGGTACAAGACAAGTTAAACAGAGAGCAATAA
- a CDS encoding mechanosensitive ion channel family protein, whose amino-acid sequence MDIFGINIDLASLMSSIVPVVLQIGLMILAFIILVPIGKKIIEKTLRKAGSNQKLSPSRVKTLEKLLLNVFSYVMFFVLILMLFGVLGIPLGPLLAGAGIIGLAIGFGAQGLVSDIVTGFFILLERQLEIDDYATTAGYDGIVEEIGLRTTKIRSFDGTLNYVPNRYIEGVANHTRGNMRALVDISIQHNDNIDKAITVLEEVCEGFKEDERFKEGPDAIGVQSFGSTDIVLRVVGQTENGLQWECERAMRKSIKEAFNHAGIETPFPQQVAVQMKQ is encoded by the coding sequence ATGGACATTTTTGGCATTAATATTGATTTGGCCAGCTTAATGAGCAGTATCGTACCAGTTGTCTTACAAATTGGTTTAATGATTCTGGCATTTATTATTCTGGTCCCCATTGGCAAAAAAATAATCGAAAAGACGTTACGCAAAGCGGGGTCGAACCAAAAATTATCCCCATCAAGGGTTAAAACATTGGAAAAATTATTATTAAACGTTTTTTCCTATGTGATGTTTTTTGTGCTTATTTTAATGCTATTCGGCGTTCTTGGCATTCCACTTGGACCGCTCTTGGCAGGCGCAGGTATTATTGGACTGGCCATCGGCTTTGGTGCCCAGGGTCTTGTCAGTGATATTGTTACCGGTTTTTTTATTTTGCTGGAACGCCAGCTGGAAATTGATGACTATGCGACGACTGCGGGCTATGATGGCATTGTTGAAGAAATCGGGTTACGGACCACAAAAATCCGCAGTTTTGACGGAACATTGAATTATGTGCCAAACCGCTATATTGAAGGGGTTGCCAACCACACCCGCGGAAATATGCGTGCGCTTGTTGATATAAGCATCCAGCATAATGACAATATTGATAAGGCCATTACAGTGCTGGAGGAAGTCTGTGAAGGTTTCAAAGAAGATGAGCGCTTCAAAGAAGGCCCTGATGCAATTGGGGTGCAAAGTTTCGGCTCAACCGATATCGTGCTGCGTGTTGTCGGCCAGACTGAAAATGGTCTTCAGTGGGAGTGCGAACGAGCCATGCGGAAATCGATTAAAGAAGCCTTTAATCATGCTGGCATTGAAACGCCATTTCCACAGCAAGTTGCTGTACAGATGAAACAGTAA
- a CDS encoding thioredoxin-like domain-containing protein: MRLRDHMPELDGGTGCINSKLLSKMDLSGKIPVLIYFWSVSCETCKKAIPKVNEFCNNYDGRLNIIALHMPRTERDRDFEAVRRAAKEHDISQPILVDNDHKLTNQFKNRYVPAYYLFDQKGRLRHKHSGNGGMQMLEKRINKIITETS; this comes from the coding sequence GTGAGATTGAGAGATCATATGCCTGAGCTAGATGGAGGAACGGGTTGCATAAACTCTAAGCTCTTATCAAAAATGGATCTGAGCGGAAAGATACCGGTCTTAATCTATTTTTGGTCTGTCAGCTGTGAAACATGCAAAAAAGCAATTCCTAAAGTGAATGAATTCTGCAATAATTATGACGGTCGATTAAATATAATAGCCCTTCATATGCCACGAACAGAACGCGACCGGGATTTCGAAGCGGTGCGCCGGGCTGCTAAAGAACACGACATATCACAGCCAATTCTTGTCGATAATGATCATAAACTGACAAATCAATTTAAAAACAGATATGTTCCTGCATATTATTTATTTGATCAAAAGGGCAGGCTGAGGCACAAACATTCCGGAAATGGTGGTATGCAAATGCTAGAGAAACGCATCAACAAAATTATCACAGAAACAAGTTAA
- a CDS encoding ABC transporter ATP-binding protein produces MIIFKKLKQFYWPYKKYLFTSIFFLIFVVAITVVYPIVLQLTIDEVVLQERYSLIPYIAIGFFLIMLIKAIASFFHQYMGDLFGITAVYKLREALYEKLQVLSFKYYDNARTGDLMSRKTTDVEGFRNFLSFGISDLIEITLLILFSLGVMFYYSLPLAIITMAAMPFLAIVVYKFDKRVHPAFRGIRKSFGRLNTRVQENISGMNTVKSLSKEDFEVGRFSDSNDNYRKNYLFTSGIWAKYFPVMEFIGNICVVLLLAYGGFLVINDDLSLGALVAFFSLVWYIMGPLMNLGFVINMFSQAKASGERLLEVLEAIEDVREKEGAIDTAIAGHVTFKDVTLTYIEDDDKALKHVMFDAPPGTVIGLSGATGSGKTSITQLIPRFYEPEKGEVLVDGRPVADYKLTTLRKHVGFVLQESFLFSTTIRENIRYGNPEIPEEEIIDAAKRAQAHDFIMEMPMGYDTMLGERGMGLSGGQKQRIAIARAICINPSILVLDDATSAVDMETEFKIQQALKEVMRGRTTFIIAHRISSLKHADEILVLEDGEIVERGTHDELVQHNGPYERIYNIQYQDREHIMEPAT; encoded by the coding sequence ATGATTATTTTCAAAAAACTTAAACAATTTTACTGGCCATATAAAAAATACTTATTCACGTCAATATTTTTCCTGATTTTTGTCGTGGCCATTACAGTTGTTTACCCTATTGTGCTGCAGTTAACGATTGATGAAGTTGTCCTGCAGGAACGTTATTCATTGATTCCTTATATTGCAATTGGCTTCTTTTTGATTATGCTTATAAAAGCAATTGCTTCATTTTTTCATCAGTATATGGGGGACTTGTTTGGCATAACAGCTGTTTATAAGCTTCGGGAAGCATTATATGAAAAACTTCAAGTCTTGTCGTTTAAATACTATGATAATGCAAGGACTGGGGATCTGATGTCCCGTAAAACAACTGATGTGGAAGGATTCCGCAACTTCCTTTCATTTGGCATCTCTGATCTCATTGAAATAACGCTGCTTATTCTATTCAGTCTAGGGGTTATGTTTTATTATTCATTGCCGCTTGCCATAATTACGATGGCGGCGATGCCATTTTTAGCCATCGTTGTTTACAAATTTGATAAGCGGGTTCACCCGGCTTTCAGAGGTATCCGCAAATCATTCGGCAGGTTGAACACCCGGGTGCAGGAAAATATTAGCGGTATGAATACAGTGAAATCATTATCAAAAGAGGATTTTGAAGTCGGCCGTTTTTCTGACAGCAATGATAATTACAGAAAGAATTATTTATTCACCTCAGGTATTTGGGCAAAGTACTTCCCGGTGATGGAATTCATTGGAAATATCTGTGTCGTGCTGCTTTTGGCTTATGGCGGTTTTCTTGTTATTAATGACGATCTTAGTTTGGGTGCACTTGTCGCCTTCTTCAGTCTCGTATGGTATATCATGGGCCCGCTGATGAACTTGGGATTTGTCATCAATATGTTTTCACAAGCAAAAGCATCGGGGGAAAGGCTCCTGGAAGTGCTTGAAGCAATAGAGGATGTACGGGAGAAAGAAGGGGCAATTGATACAGCAATCGCTGGCCATGTCACCTTCAAAGATGTGACATTGACGTATATTGAAGATGATGATAAAGCACTTAAACATGTCATGTTCGATGCACCACCGGGAACAGTCATCGGTCTAAGCGGTGCAACCGGGTCAGGCAAAACAAGTATTACGCAACTGATTCCGCGTTTTTATGAACCTGAAAAAGGCGAGGTTCTGGTGGACGGGAGGCCTGTTGCCGATTATAAGCTGACAACTCTTCGTAAACACGTTGGATTCGTGTTGCAGGAATCTTTTTTGTTCTCAACCACCATCAGGGAAAACATCCGCTATGGCAATCCGGAAATACCGGAAGAGGAAATTATCGATGCAGCCAAACGAGCTCAGGCACATGATTTTATTATGGAAATGCCGATGGGCTATGACACGATGCTTGGAGAACGCGGAATGGGACTTTCCGGCGGACAAAAGCAGCGCATAGCCATTGCAAGGGCAATCTGCATCAACCCAAGTATATTAGTGCTGGATGATGCGACATCAGCTGTTGATATGGAAACGGAATTTAAAATCCAGCAAGCCTTAAAAGAAGTTATGAGAGGGCGGACCACCTTCATTATTGCTCATCGCATTTCATCATTGAAACATGCTGATGAAATTCTTGTCCTGGAGGATGGCGAAATCGTTGAACGCGGCACACATGATGAATTAGTGCAGCATAATGGACCATATGAGCGCATCTATAATATTCAGTATCAGGACCGGGAGCATATTATGGAACCGGCAACATAG
- a CDS encoding ABC transporter ATP-binding protein has translation MANKKTHENRHLKRFYYTVDHAVEKPFNWQQMWRLLRYLKPYSKTYLPGAFIAMMVSTAVRLIVPILIGKVAFDIVIAHEDTTMLTYMVIGIGLLYLLSYIGNAFRIKWVNILGQNVIYDLRQHLFSHIQRLSHRFFDSRSGGSIIVRIMNDTNSLQELFTNGIINLLMDIVTLIGIIVILLVLSPKLALAIMVILPIMFYISTKLRRNIRRSWQDVRIQQSRMNSHLNESIQGIRITQSFSQETANEEYFDGVNTDNFKSWRIATKKSAMFGPFVEMSNALGTIILIAYGAYLILLGEANGGIAIGTFVSFGFYVGMFWEPISRLGQMYNQLLMAMSASERIFEFLDEEPNVVDKRDGVDLPEMKGHIAFDHVKFSYDTERTALHDISLSIQAGQTVALVGHTGSGKSTIANLISRFYDPTKGAVKIDGHDVRDVRLQSLRSQISVVLQDTFIFSGNIMENIRFGRPDATDEEVMEAAKVVGADDFIQRLANGYETEVEERGNILSAGERQLLSFARALLADPKILILDEATASIDTETEVKIQTALKRLLKGRTAIMIAHRLSTIRESDNIFVLENGKILENGNHDELMNQQGEYFELVKSQFQMLDAM, from the coding sequence ATGGCAAATAAGAAAACACATGAAAATCGGCATTTAAAAAGGTTTTACTATACCGTTGATCACGCCGTGGAAAAGCCATTCAACTGGCAACAAATGTGGCGGTTATTAAGATATTTGAAGCCATATTCCAAAACATACTTGCCCGGTGCCTTTATAGCGATGATGGTTTCAACTGCGGTCCGTTTAATTGTACCGATTCTGATAGGGAAAGTTGCTTTTGATATTGTGATCGCCCATGAAGATACGACGATGCTCACATATATGGTCATTGGTATTGGACTTTTATACCTGCTGAGTTATATTGGCAATGCCTTTCGTATAAAATGGGTCAATATATTGGGGCAAAATGTTATTTATGATCTCAGGCAGCATTTATTTTCACACATACAGCGTCTGTCACATCGGTTTTTTGATTCACGTTCAGGCGGATCGATTATCGTTCGGATTATGAATGATACCAACTCCCTGCAGGAACTGTTTACAAACGGGATTATTAACCTGCTGATGGATATTGTTACACTGATTGGAATCATTGTTATCTTATTGGTGCTGAGTCCGAAGCTGGCACTGGCCATTATGGTTATTCTTCCGATTATGTTCTACATTTCAACCAAGCTCAGACGAAATATCCGGCGTTCATGGCAGGATGTGCGTATTCAGCAATCCCGTATGAATTCACATTTGAATGAGAGCATTCAAGGGATTCGAATCACTCAATCTTTCTCACAGGAAACGGCGAATGAAGAATATTTTGACGGGGTGAATACCGATAACTTCAAGAGCTGGCGCATTGCAACGAAAAAGAGTGCAATGTTCGGGCCGTTTGTTGAAATGAGCAACGCGCTTGGCACTATTATTCTGATAGCGTATGGCGCCTATCTTATTTTGCTGGGCGAGGCAAATGGGGGCATAGCCATCGGAACTTTCGTGTCGTTTGGATTTTATGTGGGCATGTTTTGGGAACCGATCTCACGACTCGGGCAAATGTACAATCAGCTGCTGATGGCGATGTCTGCATCAGAGCGTATTTTTGAGTTTTTGGATGAAGAACCGAATGTAGTCGATAAAAGGGATGGCGTTGATTTGCCTGAGATGAAGGGTCACATTGCGTTTGATCACGTAAAATTTTCGTATGATACAGAACGGACGGCTCTGCATGACATATCGCTGAGCATTCAAGCGGGGCAGACGGTAGCGCTGGTAGGACATACCGGAAGCGGGAAGTCGACGATTGCCAATCTGATCAGCCGTTTTTATGACCCGACAAAAGGGGCCGTTAAGATTGATGGGCATGACGTGCGGGATGTCAGGCTGCAAAGTTTACGAAGTCAGATTAGTGTTGTGTTGCAGGACACATTTATTTTTTCCGGCAACATTATGGAAAACATTCGTTTTGGCCGTCCTGATGCCACAGATGAGGAAGTGATGGAAGCGGCAAAGGTCGTTGGTGCTGATGATTTCATACAGCGTCTGGCGAATGGCTATGAAACCGAAGTGGAAGAACGCGGCAACATTCTATCAGCAGGTGAACGTCAATTATTATCATTTGCCAGGGCATTACTCGCAGATCCGAAGATTTTAATTTTGGATGAAGCAACCGCCAGTATCGATACGGAAACTGAAGTAAAAATCCAGACAGCATTAAAAAGGCTGCTGAAAGGGAGGACGGCGATCATGATTGCACACCGCCTGTCAACAATCAGAGAGTCGGATAATATCTTTGTACTTGAGAACGGTAAAATATTGGAGAACGGGAATCACGATGAACTGATGAACCAGCAAGGCGAATATTTTGAACTGGTGAAATCACAATTTCAGATGCTTGATGCGATGTAG
- the cydC gene encoding thiol reductant ABC exporter subunit CydC, translated as MKDLMVIIRLMMIEKKDILLSILFGFIAGITAVGLFAASGYLISKAALTPPFYTLIVITSTVKLLGVTKAIARYAERYFSHRATFTILSNLRVTFFKKLEPLAPQIFHKYRSGDLLSRIVGDVETLQNFFLRVFYPPIVLALVFLSTILFTAFFSFYIALVLLAGLILTGLVIPALFAYRQMKIDSQVRFQRGTLSTEATEFLHGFRDLKIYQKLNEKEQKLIQSSDAYIREQKTENINKLYSESVNSFVTLFISWLVLALGSYLVIEGQLEGILLAMLVMISLTVFEDAAPMAAFPIHYQDSKRAQKRLSGVVEDSNETNLSEHEMETLQANHAIPIVMDDVSFTFQDELRPALKNIHLTIAPGTKTAIVGPSGSGKSTLMQLLLKMSIKDHGNILIDHLPVEQIEQESIWRNTNVVLQENHFFFGTIRDNLLLVKDNLTDTDMAQALEKVGLSSFSLDDAVYEKGENLSGGEKQRLAITRVLLKDANLWLLDEPTSSVDALTEQMIYKHMFEQAKNDTLILISHRLTNLDQMDQIIVMDQGSIIESGTFEKLMQQKGYLYEMKQIEQDML; from the coding sequence ATGAAAGATTTGATGGTGATTATCAGGCTAATGATGATTGAGAAGAAAGATATACTTCTTTCAATTCTGTTCGGTTTTATCGCAGGCATTACCGCTGTCGGACTATTTGCGGCAAGCGGCTACTTGATCTCAAAAGCCGCATTGACGCCTCCTTTTTATACATTGATTGTTATAACGTCAACGGTTAAGCTTCTCGGGGTCACCAAAGCGATCGCACGTTATGCTGAACGCTACTTTTCCCACAGAGCAACCTTTACGATTTTAAGCAATTTGCGGGTGACGTTTTTTAAAAAACTTGAACCGTTGGCACCGCAGATCTTTCATAAATACCGAAGCGGTGATCTTTTATCCCGTATTGTCGGTGATGTTGAAACACTGCAGAATTTCTTTTTAAGAGTCTTTTACCCGCCCATCGTATTGGCATTAGTATTTCTAAGCACGATCCTGTTTACGGCTTTCTTCTCATTTTATATCGCCCTTGTCCTTTTGGCGGGGCTTATACTGACAGGACTCGTCATCCCTGCATTGTTTGCATACAGACAAATGAAGATTGACAGCCAGGTGCGGTTTCAAAGAGGCACATTATCAACCGAAGCTACTGAGTTTCTGCATGGCTTTCGCGACCTGAAAATCTATCAGAAACTTAATGAAAAAGAACAAAAACTTATTCAGTCATCTGATGCCTATATTCGTGAGCAGAAAACGGAAAATATTAATAAGCTGTACAGCGAATCGGTCAATTCATTCGTAACATTGTTTATTTCCTGGTTAGTTCTGGCGCTGGGGAGCTATCTTGTCATCGAAGGACAGCTTGAGGGGATTTTGCTGGCGATGCTTGTGATGATTTCGCTGACAGTTTTTGAAGATGCCGCTCCAATGGCAGCTTTTCCTATTCACTATCAGGACAGTAAACGAGCACAAAAACGATTGTCCGGTGTCGTTGAAGATAGCAATGAAACAAACTTAAGCGAACATGAAATGGAGACATTGCAAGCGAACCATGCCATCCCAATCGTGATGGATGATGTTTCATTTACATTCCAGGACGAACTCCGGCCGGCGCTAAAAAATATTCACTTGACTATAGCACCCGGCACAAAGACCGCAATCGTCGGTCCAAGCGGCTCCGGTAAATCGACACTGATGCAGCTGCTGTTAAAAATGAGCATTAAAGACCATGGGAATATCCTGATTGACCATTTACCTGTTGAGCAAATTGAACAGGAATCGATTTGGCGTAACACAAATGTCGTTCTGCAGGAAAACCATTTCTTTTTTGGTACCATTCGAGACAACTTGCTGCTTGTTAAAGACAATTTAACTGACACGGACATGGCACAGGCATTGGAAAAAGTTGGGCTCAGTTCTTTTTCACTGGATGATGCTGTCTATGAAAAAGGAGAAAACCTCTCAGGCGGCGAAAAACAACGTCTGGCAATAACACGGGTGCTACTCAAAGATGCAAACCTATGGCTCCTTGATGAGCCGACATCTTCGGTAGATGCATTGACTGAGCAGATGATTTATAAGCATATGTTTGAACAAGCTAAAAATGATACGCTCATTCTGATCAGTCATCGGCTGACTAACCTGGATCAAATGGACCAGATTATCGTCATGGATCAAGGGAGTATCATCGAATCAGGCACATTTGAAAAACTGATGCAACAGAAAGGCTACCTGTATGAGATGAAACAGATTGAACAGGATATGTTGTAA